A genomic region of Methanothermobacter thermautotrophicus str. Delta H contains the following coding sequences:
- a CDS encoding glycosyltransferase family 2 protein has translation MKICAVVVTYNRKDLLVECLEALRRQTGPLDAIYIIDNASTDGTPHLLMEGGYIDDPDGSVKNLPDHHGRSLKIVYVRLNENTGGAGGFYKGVRRAFHDEYDWIWLMDDDVEPEEYTLEKLLKASERIPEDVSAVAPVRFFQGSLFISETKTFNFRNPLKHFTYDFITDDDLKEEYFKISAISFEGLLIKREAIERIGFPDKSLFIIADDTDYAIRLRDYGPIYMVSGARLIKKVAAEPDFNWKGFYHLRNVIYLDRKYGENILVRYLRPLRTLIIVTYQCLKYKPSGFKYLLKAFWEGYTLKRGKTVKPGEF, from the coding sequence ATGAAGATATGTGCTGTTGTCGTCACATACAACCGTAAGGATTTACTCGTGGAGTGCCTTGAAGCCCTGAGGAGGCAGACAGGACCATTAGATGCAATCTACATCATAGACAATGCCTCAACAGATGGAACACCCCATCTACTCATGGAGGGGGGCTACATAGATGACCCGGATGGGTCCGTGAAAAACTTGCCGGACCATCATGGGCGGTCACTGAAAATTGTCTATGTGCGGCTCAATGAAAATACTGGAGGCGCCGGAGGATTCTATAAGGGTGTCAGAAGAGCCTTCCATGATGAATACGACTGGATATGGCTTATGGATGATGACGTTGAACCAGAAGAATATACCCTTGAAAAACTTCTCAAAGCCTCTGAAAGAATTCCTGAAGATGTTTCCGCAGTTGCTCCTGTGAGGTTCTTCCAGGGTTCGCTCTTCATTAGTGAGACAAAGACTTTCAACTTCAGAAATCCCCTCAAACACTTCACATACGATTTTATAACTGATGATGACCTTAAAGAGGAATACTTTAAGATATCAGCCATATCCTTTGAGGGACTCCTTATAAAGAGAGAAGCCATAGAAAGGATAGGATTCCCTGATAAAAGCCTCTTCATCATTGCAGACGATACAGACTACGCCATCAGGCTGCGGGATTATGGGCCAATTTATATGGTATCAGGGGCCAGGCTCATCAAAAAAGTGGCTGCAGAGCCAGATTTCAACTGGAAGGGGTTCTATCATCTGAGGAATGTGATCTATCTGGATAGGAAGTATGGAGAGAACATCCTTGTGAGGTATTTAAGACCCCTGCGGACCCTCATTATCGTCACCTATCAATGCCTTAAATATAAACCATCCGGTTTCAAATACCTCTTAAAGGCTTTTTGGGAGGGATATACTCTCAAAAGGGGAAAAACCGTGAAGCCGGGAGAATTCTAA
- a CDS encoding metal-dependent hydrolase encodes MKLRTHVTAAVVLFLLINFLYPVTTIIKGALLAGAAGTVPDLLDYLTGRHRGIGHTLLILPPLLLYSLKSPENGVPLLAGITSHILLDLFTVHGCPLLYPLKDTPYHCLQRKKRIKTGTAGEWALLSFLIAVTVVTSLVSAGAPDDALHPQLSNSSREGQCRTMSVDIQVDADRDVNVTSYHTNGSESIFVDFKDD; translated from the coding sequence GTGAAGTTAAGGACTCATGTAACAGCTGCAGTCGTTCTCTTCCTCCTGATCAACTTCCTGTACCCTGTAACGACAATCATCAAAGGGGCCCTCCTCGCCGGGGCTGCGGGTACAGTCCCTGACCTCCTGGATTACCTCACAGGGAGGCACAGGGGCATCGGACACACACTCCTAATTTTACCACCCCTTCTACTCTATTCACTGAAGAGTCCGGAGAACGGGGTCCCGCTCCTTGCTGGAATCACATCCCACATTCTCCTGGATCTCTTCACGGTCCATGGATGCCCCCTGCTCTACCCCCTCAAGGACACACCCTACCACTGCCTCCAGAGGAAGAAGAGGATAAAGACAGGGACAGCCGGTGAGTGGGCCCTCCTATCATTCCTCATAGCCGTCACGGTGGTCACATCCCTGGTCTCGGCGGGCGCACCCGATGATGCACTCCACCCCCAGCTCAGCAACAGCAGCAGGGAGGGGCAGTGCAGGACCATGAGTGTGGACATCCAGGTTGATGCGGACAGGGACGTCAACGTGACCTCCTACCACACCAATGGCTCAGAGAGCATCTTCGTGGACTTCAAGGATGATTGA
- a CDS encoding cobaltochelatase subunit CobN yields the protein MEGIRVILMAVFLVFVLPGTVSAENTADNGTVDVLVIHSIEGTRVVNDAAHRVLEEYPDRNITVRVRSSPQIVNSTPEEIEALLNSSDVIICNYLGTDDYTKILRVLTDKPEILNGKFFALFDGASGIELVRMSRINDTQVFSGVPDTVVTAVSRALRVLEPLPFLEGYVNQYPQIAIWAQGEGYYCYRNVESYRNQILWAADTWARTRNITLNVTYGPPRAVSRELLYRDGKLYDNLTDYLRDYPIDPSRPTVGLIEAESNMLGGGAAHIDMLIDRLKDTLNIISVVARYGDNAYSAMVRFFTTAPNIAAFEANRTLYTSRVEAIVSFSTYLLGGTSSEKVNSLLKFMNVPVLRGVVVNTRTVDDWLVSSDGVTPWSRDDIMGQAGFPETQGLIEPIIIAAAEFQADNITGAYTYSYSPLPDRIEKLAQRLINWVNLRIKPESEKKIAIIYYNYPPGKSEIGASYLNVPESIYEILLNLRASGYSAGNISGAAELIGLMVERGINIANWAPGELERLADTPGVVLWDAEEYQAWFQTLNPIARRYVTEGPTAYIEELVKLALSRGTSAVTLMKTVDTWYAEMKDNIKSSEKQVEGLQLLEVMYTALRGVINGNSSMWTTFRAARESFMLLAIPGLCGWGEAPGNVMTVTRNGRKYIVIPGFILGNVFIGPQPQRGWEADPEMLYSVGILPPHHQYLAYYAWINRVFNASAMIHMGTMGSYEWLPGKEVMLSEYDFPDIVVDTTPSIYIYRVDNAADGLAAKRRGLAVIIDHLTPAMKSTTLYGELLQLKNLITGYKNAADDPLRNQYLAEIRTAALKAKLGDELGLNIENTTADALIPAISSYLLKIEGTLIPYGLHTFGREWSHEAITYMVASMISTGDTSIYRLLAADYGWIYEEITVDQRMILENRTLEMIQALLNGSKPENITSSPDIIAVLRSAAEYIELIRNSTRMEMSSLLNALAGGYVEPGLGKEPLMNPSALPTGRNFYTIDPSIVPTSAAYSLGAEIVRKVLATYTEPPEKLAVVIWGVDTARDDGAMVGFVLNLLGVKPIWSSSGQVTGVTLIPLSELGRPRIDAVVTVSGLFRDVYGQAAVTMDRAFRLALAASYRTVLTEHPEVSEALEAAVKPLRAVKLFQEGNDPIQMNRVAGHWLELVLKYMNAGMNASTAGNLAIYRIFAPPMGSYGTGVKEAGEMSWTYNNTDELADLFISRMGTSYSETGWGVKNVDLFADLLKGVSAVYQGRSTYLVGVAENDDMADYLGGLSLAIKKLTGTAPSVNIITTAAGNPQLMSLQEALALDMRSRYLNPEYVRSLISEGYAGANRLSTAVRSIWLWQTTAPGSVPSWTWDALADTYIRDVNGLGVRDWLSGRNSYALISITGTMLTAAYEGHWNPDEATLRLLASTWASLTAENGVACCDCSCGNIAMMQWTMQYLNPDLLSRVREKLYAATRSSAFAPASDGGSTPGVPSNPGTVTPGTSENHDGGSAHSTGSSRRATSPETETESSDTSPGETGTGSAYEVTEKGGTVQAKTGLPVAAILGVVVLVALVGVGYFIGGKGRI from the coding sequence ATGGAAGGCATCAGAGTAATACTTATGGCAGTGTTCCTGGTCTTTGTCCTGCCGGGAACGGTGAGTGCAGAGAACACAGCAGACAACGGGACAGTGGATGTTCTTGTGATACACTCCATTGAGGGTACCAGGGTCGTGAATGATGCAGCCCACCGGGTCCTCGAGGAGTACCCTGACAGGAACATCACAGTGAGGGTCAGAAGCTCACCCCAGATAGTTAACTCCACACCGGAGGAGATAGAGGCCCTCCTCAACTCATCCGACGTTATAATATGCAACTACCTGGGGACAGATGACTATACAAAGATACTGAGGGTCCTGACAGATAAACCAGAGATCCTGAATGGCAAATTTTTCGCACTCTTTGACGGTGCAAGCGGAATCGAGCTTGTGAGGATGAGCAGGATAAATGATACGCAGGTTTTCAGTGGCGTCCCTGACACCGTGGTGACTGCGGTGAGCAGGGCCCTGAGGGTCCTCGAGCCACTCCCATTCCTCGAAGGCTACGTAAACCAGTACCCCCAGATAGCCATCTGGGCCCAGGGTGAAGGATACTACTGCTACAGGAACGTGGAGAGCTACAGGAACCAGATACTATGGGCTGCCGATACATGGGCACGTACAAGGAACATCACACTGAACGTGACCTATGGTCCTCCAAGGGCCGTTTCAAGGGAACTGCTCTACCGTGACGGAAAACTCTACGATAACCTCACTGATTACCTCAGGGACTACCCCATCGACCCATCAAGACCAACGGTCGGCCTGATAGAGGCAGAAAGTAACATGCTCGGAGGTGGCGCAGCGCACATAGACATGCTCATAGACAGACTGAAGGACACCCTCAACATAATCTCGGTGGTTGCAAGGTACGGTGATAACGCCTACTCTGCAATGGTGAGGTTCTTCACCACGGCACCGAATATTGCTGCATTCGAGGCAAACAGGACCCTCTACACATCACGTGTGGAGGCCATTGTATCATTCAGCACCTACCTCCTCGGGGGGACATCATCAGAGAAGGTTAACAGCCTCCTCAAGTTCATGAACGTCCCGGTACTGAGGGGGGTCGTGGTGAACACAAGGACCGTTGATGACTGGCTCGTCTCCAGTGATGGTGTCACACCATGGAGCAGGGATGACATAATGGGACAGGCAGGCTTCCCGGAGACCCAGGGCCTCATAGAACCCATAATCATCGCTGCAGCAGAATTCCAGGCCGATAACATCACAGGGGCATACACATACTCCTACTCACCATTACCTGACAGAATAGAGAAACTGGCGCAGAGACTCATAAACTGGGTCAACCTGAGAATAAAACCAGAATCAGAGAAGAAGATAGCCATAATCTACTACAACTACCCCCCAGGAAAATCAGAGATCGGTGCAAGCTACCTCAACGTACCAGAGAGCATATATGAAATCCTTCTGAACCTCCGGGCCAGCGGCTACAGCGCAGGTAACATCTCAGGCGCAGCTGAACTCATAGGCCTCATGGTTGAGAGGGGGATAAACATTGCAAACTGGGCCCCCGGCGAACTCGAGAGACTGGCAGATACCCCGGGTGTCGTACTGTGGGATGCAGAGGAATATCAGGCATGGTTCCAGACCCTCAACCCCATCGCAAGGAGATACGTCACAGAGGGCCCCACGGCATACATTGAGGAGCTGGTGAAGCTGGCCCTCAGCAGAGGTACCAGCGCAGTCACACTGATGAAGACAGTGGACACATGGTACGCTGAGATGAAGGACAACATAAAATCATCTGAGAAACAGGTGGAGGGACTTCAGCTCCTTGAGGTCATGTACACCGCACTCAGGGGAGTAATAAATGGCAACTCCAGCATGTGGACCACATTCAGGGCGGCCAGGGAGTCATTCATGTTACTTGCCATACCCGGACTCTGCGGGTGGGGTGAGGCCCCTGGCAACGTCATGACGGTTACAAGGAACGGCCGGAAGTACATCGTCATACCCGGATTCATCCTTGGAAACGTCTTCATAGGGCCCCAGCCCCAGCGTGGATGGGAGGCCGACCCTGAAATGCTGTACAGTGTTGGCATACTGCCTCCACACCACCAGTACCTCGCATACTATGCATGGATAAACAGGGTCTTCAATGCCAGTGCAATGATACACATGGGTACAATGGGAAGCTACGAGTGGCTGCCCGGGAAGGAGGTGATGCTATCAGAATATGACTTCCCGGACATTGTCGTCGATACAACACCATCCATATACATATACCGCGTTGATAACGCCGCCGATGGACTTGCAGCAAAGAGGAGGGGCCTTGCAGTTATAATAGACCACCTGACACCTGCAATGAAATCAACGACCCTGTACGGCGAACTCCTCCAGCTCAAAAACCTCATAACAGGCTACAAGAATGCAGCGGATGATCCGCTCAGGAACCAGTACCTTGCAGAGATAAGAACAGCGGCACTCAAAGCAAAGCTCGGGGATGAACTGGGCCTCAACATTGAAAACACGACAGCCGATGCACTCATACCTGCAATATCATCATATCTCCTGAAGATTGAGGGCACCCTCATACCCTACGGTTTACACACCTTTGGAAGGGAATGGAGCCATGAGGCCATTACCTACATGGTGGCCTCAATGATCTCAACCGGTGACACATCCATCTACCGCTTACTGGCAGCAGATTATGGATGGATCTACGAGGAAATCACAGTTGATCAGCGAATGATACTGGAGAACAGGACACTTGAAATGATCCAGGCCCTCTTAAACGGCTCGAAACCAGAGAACATCACGTCCTCACCGGACATCATTGCAGTGCTCCGGAGCGCAGCAGAGTACATTGAACTCATCAGGAACAGCACCAGGATGGAGATGTCATCCCTCCTCAACGCACTCGCAGGGGGCTACGTGGAGCCGGGACTCGGTAAGGAGCCCCTGATGAACCCATCAGCACTGCCCACAGGGAGGAACTTCTACACAATAGATCCAAGCATAGTGCCCACATCAGCGGCCTACAGTCTGGGAGCAGAGATAGTGAGGAAGGTCCTCGCCACCTACACCGAGCCTCCAGAGAAGCTTGCAGTGGTAATCTGGGGAGTGGACACAGCAAGGGACGACGGGGCCATGGTCGGATTCGTCCTGAACCTCCTCGGTGTGAAGCCGATATGGAGCAGCTCAGGACAGGTGACAGGCGTGACACTGATACCGCTGAGTGAACTCGGAAGACCAAGAATAGACGCCGTGGTCACAGTGAGCGGACTCTTCAGGGACGTCTATGGACAGGCAGCCGTAACAATGGACAGGGCCTTCCGCCTGGCTCTTGCGGCATCCTACCGCACAGTACTCACAGAGCACCCCGAGGTTTCAGAGGCCCTTGAGGCAGCCGTCAAACCCCTCAGAGCTGTTAAACTCTTCCAGGAGGGAAATGACCCCATCCAGATGAACAGGGTGGCAGGGCACTGGCTTGAACTTGTCCTCAAATACATGAACGCCGGTATGAATGCATCAACAGCAGGTAACCTTGCAATATACAGGATATTCGCTCCACCCATGGGATCATATGGTACAGGGGTCAAGGAGGCAGGTGAGATGTCCTGGACCTACAATAACACGGATGAACTCGCAGATCTTTTCATAAGCCGCATGGGCACATCATATTCCGAGACGGGATGGGGTGTTAAGAACGTCGACCTCTTCGCGGACCTCCTGAAAGGTGTATCAGCGGTCTACCAGGGAAGAAGCACATACCTCGTTGGTGTGGCAGAGAACGATGACATGGCAGACTACCTTGGAGGATTATCACTGGCCATAAAGAAACTCACAGGAACTGCGCCATCAGTCAACATCATAACAACAGCAGCAGGAAACCCCCAGTTAATGTCACTGCAGGAGGCACTGGCCCTTGATATGAGGTCAAGGTACCTTAACCCTGAATATGTGAGATCACTCATCTCTGAGGGCTATGCTGGTGCCAACAGATTATCAACCGCAGTGCGATCCATATGGTTATGGCAGACCACGGCACCCGGAAGTGTTCCCTCATGGACATGGGATGCGCTCGCCGACACATACATAAGGGATGTTAATGGGCTGGGTGTCAGGGACTGGCTTTCAGGCAGGAACTCCTATGCACTGATAAGCATAACCGGTACAATGCTCACAGCTGCATATGAGGGCCACTGGAATCCTGATGAGGCCACCCTGCGACTGCTTGCATCAACATGGGCATCACTGACAGCCGAGAACGGTGTAGCCTGCTGTGACTGCAGCTGCGGTAACATAGCAATGATGCAGTGGACCATGCAGTACCTCAACCCGGATCTTCTCTCAAGGGTCAGGGAGAAACTCTACGCTGCCACCAGGAGCTCAGCATTCGCACCAGCCTCAGATGGAGGATCCACACCAGGAGTCCCATCAAATCCAGGAACAGTGACTCCAGGAACATCAGAGAACCATGATGGAGGATCAGCACACTCCACAGGATCCTCAAGGAGAGCCACAAGCCCCGAAACAGAAACAGAGTCGTCAGACACTTCTCCAGGTGAGACAGGTACCGGCAGCGCCTATGAGGTCACTGAGAAGGGAGGAACTGTGCAGGCGAAAACAGGTCTCCCGGTAGCAGCCATACTGGGTGTTGTTGTCCTCGTTGCCCTTGTGGGTGTTGGATACTTCATTGGAGGGAAGGGGAGGATCTGA
- a CDS encoding cupin domain-containing protein — protein sequence MNIRNIRECDYFRAADGTLLCELLHPDNEGLDMGFSLAHAILRRGEASKPHRLRESVEVYYIMEGEATMHIDDESFTVKEGDAIHIPSGAVQYIENTGKSELSFLCIVSPPWRRDYEDVLEDLSVKKQINP from the coding sequence ATGAACATAAGGAATATCAGGGAGTGCGATTATTTCAGGGCCGCTGACGGGACCCTCCTCTGTGAGCTCCTGCACCCGGACAATGAGGGCCTGGATATGGGCTTCAGCCTGGCCCATGCCATCCTCAGGAGAGGTGAGGCCTCGAAGCCCCACCGTCTGAGGGAATCAGTGGAGGTCTACTACATCATGGAGGGTGAGGCCACCATGCACATCGATGATGAGTCATTCACAGTGAAGGAGGGTGACGCCATCCATATACCCTCCGGTGCTGTCCAGTACATTGAGAACACCGGGAAGTCGGAGCTCTCATTCCTTTGCATAGTCTCCCCTCCCTGGCGGAGGGACTATGAGGATGTTCTAGAGGACCTGTCAGTGAAGAAGCAAATAAACCCCTGA
- a CDS encoding alpha/beta hydrolase family protein, which translates to MEPFIKAGLVLITLILGSVPVHAGPVAIPQVNMDGSPYEGMVSEVHGEGSQRYWIFRPAAPGRYPVVVLIHGWAATEPIFYMAWIRHLVGDGRIVVYPRYQNLLDTSSENFTENTAYAVRKSLGDLDGEFDGRLYIAGHSAGGIIAVNLAARGDIPKPVAVLSIQPGDSEGGRKLQNLSKIPGDVILVVMAGDADTITGTADSHRIMRMTPQIPSGRKIFLLVQSDRTLVADHLSPFAVSDEYGLLVDNLDYSGYWKVLDILINLEDDTLTSADMDELTGMGTWDDGRPVKRMRIIT; encoded by the coding sequence ATGGAACCCTTTATTAAAGCGGGACTGGTTCTCATCACCCTGATCCTCGGTTCAGTCCCGGTCCATGCAGGACCTGTTGCCATTCCCCAGGTGAACATGGATGGGTCGCCCTATGAGGGGATGGTGAGCGAGGTCCATGGTGAGGGGAGTCAGAGGTACTGGATATTCAGACCTGCAGCACCTGGAAGATACCCCGTGGTGGTCCTCATCCATGGCTGGGCAGCCACTGAACCCATCTTCTATATGGCCTGGATAAGGCACCTTGTAGGGGATGGTAGAATCGTGGTCTACCCCCGCTATCAGAACCTCCTTGATACCAGCTCAGAGAACTTCACAGAGAACACCGCCTACGCTGTCAGAAAATCCCTCGGTGACCTCGACGGCGAATTCGATGGAAGACTGTACATTGCAGGGCACTCAGCAGGAGGGATCATAGCGGTCAACCTCGCAGCGAGGGGTGACATCCCCAAACCCGTGGCGGTGCTCTCAATCCAGCCAGGGGACTCAGAGGGTGGAAGGAAACTCCAGAACCTCTCAAAAATTCCAGGGGACGTCATCCTGGTTGTGATGGCCGGTGACGCGGACACCATCACGGGTACCGCTGACTCCCACCGTATAATGAGGATGACCCCCCAGATACCATCCGGCAGGAAGATCTTCCTCCTTGTACAGTCAGACAGGACCCTGGTGGCTGATCATCTCTCACCATTTGCGGTCTCAGACGAATACGGTTTACTCGTGGATAACCTGGATTACAGTGGCTACTGGAAGGTCCTTGACATCCTCATTAACCTGGAGGATGACACCCTCACCTCTGCAGATATGGATGAACTCACAGGGATGGGGACCTGGGATGATGGGAGGCCGGTGAAGAGGATGAGGATAATCACTTAA
- a CDS encoding sensor histidine kinase, with amino-acid sequence MEPDSAIFARRLSFSFALAVIILSALTITGHLMGIPQLRGEIMGSPHTQPMTAAVFLMLGSAIILLSKQIRTPALYIATFLLVFYTLTVTGYLQTSITGYGSNSRFISSILFIIYAIILILFSSSRYTAPQVLAFSAGTVAYCVATGYLGGVGVYGQYFQMAFYTAILHLLTSTSFLSLYPEEGIVAPIHMSFTGGHLARLLIPIMIASITILGLFTMKISQRLFPGFGEVFLMGMTASLTIIVVILASDELNRIDEKRSEYQRDLLEAQKFFRDVVENLAEAVAVFDKEGSIIYRNSAMKKLGIMDLPRPSSSGEPVMIEQMKVGDGHYTGWMVPRFSDGKFTGYIVSLTDITDLIGIQRSLESTVSERDALLAEVHHRVKNNLQIIMSLLNIQAMNASEEAREVLRDAQSRVRAMAILHETIYDSGNFTGVDMGSFITRLIERLVSAYGVYGIHFRVDADVRVNLETAIPLGLLINEAVTNSIRHAFPSGEGSITVTMESDGLLYLRVEDDGTGMEGIPDGTVGLSLMRALADQLEGELEIESDQGTVVSLRFRELEYMKRT; translated from the coding sequence TTGGAACCTGATTCTGCAATCTTTGCAAGGAGACTCTCATTTTCATTTGCCCTTGCAGTTATAATCCTCTCGGCCCTCACAATCACGGGCCACCTTATGGGGATCCCCCAGCTAAGGGGAGAGATCATGGGATCACCACACACGCAGCCGATGACCGCCGCAGTGTTCCTGATGCTGGGGTCCGCCATAATTCTTCTCTCAAAGCAGATCAGAACCCCAGCGCTCTACATTGCAACCTTTCTACTTGTCTTCTACACCCTCACCGTCACCGGGTATCTTCAGACATCCATCACAGGGTACGGTTCAAACTCTCGCTTCATATCATCAATCCTCTTCATCATCTACGCCATCATACTGATCCTCTTTTCGTCCTCAAGGTACACGGCACCCCAGGTACTCGCCTTTTCAGCCGGGACAGTGGCCTACTGCGTGGCCACAGGATACCTTGGAGGTGTTGGAGTCTACGGCCAGTACTTCCAGATGGCATTCTACACCGCCATCCTCCACCTCCTCACATCCACATCATTCCTTAGCCTCTACCCTGAGGAGGGTATAGTTGCACCCATACACATGTCCTTCACCGGAGGGCATCTGGCCAGGCTGCTCATCCCCATCATGATAGCCAGCATAACCATCCTGGGCCTCTTCACCATGAAAATAAGTCAGAGGCTTTTCCCTGGATTCGGGGAGGTGTTCCTCATGGGGATGACAGCCTCCCTCACCATAATAGTTGTTATCCTGGCATCGGATGAACTCAACAGGATAGATGAGAAGAGATCAGAATACCAGAGGGACCTCCTCGAGGCCCAGAAGTTCTTCAGGGATGTTGTTGAAAACCTTGCAGAGGCTGTGGCGGTCTTTGACAAGGAGGGGAGCATTATCTACAGGAACTCTGCCATGAAAAAACTGGGGATCATGGATCTTCCACGGCCATCATCCAGTGGCGAACCTGTCATGATTGAACAGATGAAGGTGGGTGATGGCCACTACACGGGATGGATGGTTCCAAGGTTCTCTGACGGAAAATTCACAGGATACATCGTGTCACTCACAGATATCACGGACCTTATAGGGATACAGAGGTCCCTCGAGTCCACAGTGAGTGAGAGGGACGCTCTTCTTGCAGAGGTCCATCACAGGGTCAAGAATAACCTCCAGATAATCATGAGCCTCCTCAATATTCAGGCCATGAATGCCAGTGAAGAGGCGCGTGAGGTCCTGAGGGATGCCCAGAGCCGTGTGCGGGCAATGGCTATCCTCCATGAGACAATCTATGATAGCGGAAACTTCACTGGTGTTGATATGGGGTCCTTCATAACAAGGCTCATTGAGAGACTTGTAAGCGCCTATGGGGTCTACGGTATCCACTTCAGGGTGGATGCAGACGTCCGGGTGAACCTTGAAACCGCAATACCCCTGGGGCTCCTCATAAATGAGGCGGTTACCAACTCAATCCGGCATGCCTTCCCCTCAGGGGAGGGCAGCATCACAGTGACGATGGAATCAGACGGGCTACTCTACCTGCGGGTTGAGGATGATGGTACCGGCATGGAGGGTATACCCGATGGTACCGTTGGTCTGTCGCTCATGAGGGCCCTTGCAGATCAGCTTGAGGGTGAACTTGAGATAGAATCAGATCAGGGTACTGTGGTGTCCCTAAGGTTCAGGGAACTCGAATACATGAAAAGAACCTAG